In bacterium 336/3, the following proteins share a genomic window:
- a CDS encoding RNA 2'-phosphotransferase has product MSDKEALKLGKFLSLVLRHQPEIIGIKLDENGWADVDQLIAGCNKKGNRIDFEKLKYIVENNNKKRYAFNEDCTKIRASQGHSIEVELGYTAQEPPEMLYHGTAEQHIESIFKTGLEKRQRQHVHLSADTQTATKVGQRHGKLVILEVKALQMHQDGFEFFISDNGVWLTDHVPTKYFQIVEK; this is encoded by the coding sequence ATTAGTGATAAAGAAGCATTAAAACTGGGAAAATTTTTGAGCCTTGTTCTCAGACATCAACCTGAAATAATAGGTATTAAATTAGATGAGAATGGCTGGGCTGATGTAGATCAACTCATTGCGGGCTGTAATAAAAAGGGGAATAGGATTGATTTTGAGAAGCTCAAATACATTGTAGAAAACAACAATAAAAAACGATATGCTTTTAATGAAGATTGTACAAAAATCAGAGCAAGTCAAGGGCATTCCATCGAAGTAGAATTGGGTTATACTGCTCAAGAGCCACCCGAAATGTTGTATCATGGTACTGCTGAGCAACATATAGAGTCTATTTTTAAAACAGGTCTTGAAAAACGTCAAAGACAGCATGTACACCTTAGTGCTGATACTCAAACAGCCACCAAAGTTGGGCAAAGGCATGGAAAATTGGTGATTTTAGAAGTAAAAGCTCTACAAATGCATCAAGATGGTTTTGAATTTTTTATTTCTGATAATGGCGTTTGGCTGACAGACCATGTTCCTACCAAATATTTTCAAATAGTTGAAAAATAA